A region of the Acidobacteriota bacterium genome:
CGCAGCGAACCAGGAAGAGGTAGTGATAGGCGGCCCACAGCACGGCGGGCAGCGCGAGCGCGCAGGCAGCGAGTTCGCGGCCCTGGGGAAGCTCTTTCGCGATCATCATGAAGATCATGCCGAAGATGGCGGTGGCGGTGAGCACGATCAGTATGTCGATAAGGCCGGCGCCGATGCGCGGCCCCATCGGCGCGACCGGCAAGGGCAACTCCAGCTCCACGTTGTTCGCCGCGCAGTCGAGTGCGGCGTCGTGCTGCGGCTCGTCCAGTTGGATGTGCGCCAGCGGCTGTTGGGGCAGCGCGTGCGTACCCTCGGGGACGTCGAGGATGCGCGGCGTCTCGCTGATCGGGTCGGCGAGTTCGTCCGCCAATGGTAACGCCAGCGGCATCTCGGTGGCGGACACTGACGTCACCGGCTGGGGCTTCGGAAAAACGATGAGGTTCGTGTCCGCGACCTTCTCGACCACTTCCAGGCGCACCGGCGCGAAGCGTGCCGGCAGGGCAGTCTCGGCGTCGGGAAGCGAGTCGAAGTTCAGGCTGAGGGATGAGCTTGGGTCATAGCGGCGTCCGCGGCCGCGCTTGGCGTGGTATGCGTCGACCTTGGAGGTGACTTCATCGCGCCACACCGGCGGCTCCGGCGGACGGTAGAACTGCGGCGGCGGCTCGGTCGTGGCCGCCTCGATCAGCATCGTCGCCACTGCAGGCGCCACGAAGCTGGATGCCGCTAGATTGGAGAGCTGCGGCGTGACCACGGGCGTGCCGGTGGCGCCGAGCGCTAGATCGCCCAGCGGCTCGTCATTTTCCGCTCCCCCCTCGACTCCGCCCATCAAGTCGTGGACGAGAGCGGTGTCGTCGCCGGCGGCGCCGTCAATGGTGGAAGCGAACTCCTGTTCGCTATCTTCGTAACTTTCGGGATCGATAAGGACGGAAACGTGCGCGTCTTCCGCCTTAGCGGCGGAGCAGCGGCACTGTTCTCCACAGAGTGGACAGGCCATTCTTCAGGTTGCGGGCTCGGCCAGAGCGGGCCCGGCGCCAATACCAGCGCGCCGGCACATAGTCACTTGTATTCCCAAGCAGCGCTTCGTCACTTCGCTTTGCGCCTGAGCGCAAAGGATGTTAACGTTTTGCGCTTCCCTCATGACTGTGCACAATCAACTAGTTATCACGGCAGTAGCGGTTTGTCATCTGTTCGCGGCCGTGCCGCTAGTAACCAGTCAGTTGCCGCCGCCGGCTGCTCCCTCGACGGTTGCTTCCGCGCAACCACGCGCGAGCGGATCACCCGCGTCGACCCCGGAAGACCAGGACCAAGCCGAACCGCCTGCCGCATCTTCGTCGTCATCGTCCTTGCCGGTCACCAACATCTCCCAGCAGGGTGAGCCGATCACCATCCGCGCGCGCGAACAGGAAAAGGCCGGCGACGTCTTCACGCTGCGTGGCGAGGTGGAGATCGAGTTCCGCGACCTGACGCTCCGTGCCGACGAGATCAGCTACAACTCCGCCACCGGCGATGCCACCGCCACTGGACATGTGGTGCTCGATGGCGGCCCGCACGACGAGCACATCGAAGCCAGCCACGGCACTCTCAACGTGCGCACCCGGACCGGGCAATTCTTCGACGTGGCCGGCACCACCGGCGCTCGCTTCAAAGGCAAAAGCGTCACGCTCACCTCCTCGAACCCCTTCGCCTTCTCCGGCAGGATGGTGGAGAAAGTCTCGGCCGACCGCTACGTCGTGCATCACGGCTCGGTGACCTCGTGCGAGATGCCCAACCCAAAGTGGAGTTTCAACGCTGAGAAGATGGTCATCGACGTGGGCAGCTCGGTAAAGATCTACAACAGCACCTTCCGCGTGAAGGGCGTTCCCATCGTCTATTTCCCGTTCGCGCAGCATCCGGTGGAGCGGCTGGCACGGCAGACTGGGTTCCTGATCCCCACCGCCGGCGCCTCCTCGCGCAAAGGGACGATCGTAGGCGAGAGCATCTATCTCGCCCTCGGACGCAGCGCCGACCTGCTCGTCGGGGCGGAATATTTTTCCTCGCGCGGATGGTCGCAGAATGCCGAGTTCCGCGCCAAGCCGAGTGAAGATTCCTACATCGACGTGAAATATTTTGGCGTGCTCGATCGCGGTCTCACGCAGCAGACCGCCACCGGGTTCACCAAAGTCGACCAGGGTGGCGAGGACGTCAGCTTGAACGCCGAGGGCCGGCTGCCATGGGGTTTCCGCGGCGTGGCCGCGCTCGAATACCTGAGCTCGTTCGTCTTCCGCCTCGCTTTCACGGAAGGGTTTTCGCAGACCGTGAACTCGGAGGTGAAGTCTGACGCCTTCGCCTCGAAGACCTACGACGGCTTCTCCTTCAACCTCTTCGGCTCGCGCTACCAGAACTTTCAAAGCACGCTGCTTGGCGATTACATCTCCATCCTGCATGTGCCCAGCCTCGAGTTCTCATCGGTCGACCGCCAGGTCGGCAACTCGCGCGTCTTCTGGTCGTTCGACGCCGCCGTCGAGGGCGTCTCGCGGCGCGAACCGGACTTCACCACCGCCGACGTGGTCGGCCGCTTCGACCTGAACCCACGCGGCGCGGTGGCCGTGACCTGGCATGGGTGGTCGTTCCGTCCCGAAGTCGGATTGCGCGATACCTACTACTCACAGCGGCGCACGACGGTCGGGCCTCTCCAGCTCGCGCTCGACGACAGCGTGAACCGGCGCGCGCTCGAGGCTTCTTTCGAGGTGCGTCCGCCGGTGCTCGGCCGCGTGTTCGAGAAGACGGTCTTCGGCCGCAAGCTGAAGCACACCATCGAGCCGCGGTTGATCTACCGCTTCGTCGATGGCATAAATAACTTCCAGGACATCCTGCGTTTCGACGCGCGCGACATCCTCTCCGACACCAGCGAGCTGGAGTACGCGCTGGTGCAGCGCCTCTATTCCAAACGCGAGGGCGACGACGGCATGGCGCACGAGGTGCTGAGCTGGGAGATCGCGCAGAAATATTTCTTCAACGATGATTTTGGCGGCGCCGTGGTGCTCGGCCGCCGCAACGTACTCTCCACCACGGTGGATTTTGCCGGCATCGCCTTCCTGACCGAGCCGCGGCGGTTCTCGCCCATCGTCTCGCGCATCCGCGCCCGCGCCAGCGCCAACACCGACCTGCAGTGGGAACTGGATTACGATCCGCAGAAGGGCCGCATCAACGCCAGCACCATCCTGGCAAACTATCGCTTGGGCAATTTCTTTCTGGGCGGCTCGCACGCTTACCTGCGCGTCCCCGGCGAGATCTTCTCCACCACGCCGCTCGTGGGGCCCGACCGCTTCAACCAGTTCCGCACCCTAGTGGGCTACGGACATCCCAACAAGCGCGGCTGGAGCGCCGCCGCCAACCTCGGCTTCGACGCCCACTTCGAATTCCTGCAATACGGCGCCATGCAGACCAGCTACAACTGGGATTGCTGCGGCCTGGCCATGGAATTCCGCCGCCTCGCCCTCGGCTCGGTGCGCAACGAGAACCAGTTCCGCTTCTCGTTCACGCTCGCCAACGTAGCCAGCTTCGGCAACATGAAGCGACAGGAAAGACTGTTTTAACGTTCTTGTCTACCTCCCTCGGAATGTAAATCAAAAGCGATTCATTTAAGATTGCTCTCTTGCAGCCGTCTCCCCAACTCGCGGCACTGAACGCCCGCTTGCACGCCCTCGGCAAGGTCATGGTCGCCTACTCCGGCGGCGTGGACTCCGCCTTCCTGGCGTGGGCGGCGCACGAGCAGTTGGGCGACCGGATGCTGGCGGTGATCGCCGATTCACCTTCCCTGGCGCGGACGCAGCTTGCCGACGCGCTCCAGTTCGCCGAAGAGCAGCGCATCCCGGTGGAGGTGGTCGCCACCAGCGAGCTCGAGAATCCGGACTATGCCAAGAACGATGGCGCGCGCTGCTACTTCTGCAAAGACGAGCTCTTCACCGTGATGGAGCGTATGCGCTTGGCCCGCGGCTGTGACGCCGTGGCCTACGGCGTGAACCTCGACGACCAGGGCGACTTCCGTCCCGGACAGAAGGCCGCGCAACAGCATGGCGTGGCCGCGCCGCTGCTCGATGCCGGCCTGGGCAAGCAAGCCATCCGCGAGTTGGCGCGCGCCGCCGGGCTGCGCGTTTGGGACAAGCCCGCGTCAGCGTGTCTCTCCTCGCGCATCGAGTACGGACGCCCGGTCACCCGCGAGGTGCTCGCCCAGGTGGAACAGGGCGAAGAAGCGCTGCGCGCGCTCGGCTTCCGCCAATTCCGCGTGCGGTACCACGGCGAGACGGTGCGCGTGGAGATCGCGCGCGACGAGATGCCGCAAGCACTCACGCCCGCCATGGCAGCCGAGTTCACCCGCATCTTTAAGGCGCTGGGCTTCGCCTACGTCACGCTCGATCTCGAGGGCTTCCGCTCGGGCTCGATGAATGCCGTGCTGCCGGCAAGTGACATCGCCCCCATCGCCCGCGTGCGATAATCTTTAATATCTATTTCTCCATCCCTTTATGAAGGCGGTTTTCGTGGCGATGCTGAAACGTGCGCTGGTGCTGGTGGCCGTGCTTTGCTTGGGCTGCGCGGCACAAAACAACAACAACTCCGCTGAGGTGAATCGGAGGATCGAGCGCCAAGTGCGCCATGCGGCGGAGGTCTCGGCCACCGCCGACGTGACCGTGGGCGAACGTAAGGCCAGTGCCTTCGGTGGCTGGGACGAGATCACCGTCCTGGTGAACGACCAGGGCACGCCCAAGACTTACACCTTCCTGCTCTCGAAAGACGGCAAGTCGCTGGTGCATTACCAGAAGTTCGATATCTCCACCGATCCGAACCAGCGCGCCATGGCGGGCATCGACCTTGCCGGGCGTCCCGTGCGCGGCAACAAAGACGCCAAGGTCACCGCCGTGGTGTACGACGACTTTCAATGTCCGTACTGCGCGCGCATGTACGACACCCTGTTTACCGACGTGATGAAGACCTATGGCGACCGCGTGAAGGTCGTCTACAAGGATTACCCGCTCTTCCAGATCCATCCCTGGGCGGTGCGCGCGTCGGTGAATGCCAACTGCCTGTTGGCGCAGAGTAATGAAGCCTTCTGGCAGTTCAGCGACAAGGTCCACGCCAACCAGAGCGAGATCGGGCAGCAAGAGAGCGCTGCCGCTAAGGAGACGAAGGCCGCTCCGGCAAAAGATGCGAAGGGCGCGAAGCCCGCAAAAGATGAGAAGGCGGATCACAAGGTCCGCAGCACTGGCCTCGACAAGCTCGCCGCCGACGTGGCCGCACAGAACAAGCTGGATACGGCGAAGCTCAATGCCTGCCTGGAGAAACACGATACCGGCCCGGTGGGCGTCTCGCTGGCGGAAGCAAAGAAACTGGGCGTGAGCGCGACGCCCACACTGTTCATCAACGGTGAGCGTCTCGAGGGCGCGGCCAGCGCCGAGGAGCTGAAGGCGGTTCTGGACCGCGCGCTGCGCGATGCCGGCCAGGCGCCGCCTCAGGCCCCGCCGCCAGCACAACCAAAGGCCCAGCCCAAGCCTGGCGACGCGAAATAGCGTATTACTTTCGCCCTGCGAGTCCAGACGTGCCGGGCACGGACCTGCTTGGTACAATCAGTGTTTCCACGGGGTGCGGCTATCCCGATGGAACGTTTCCGCGATTCCGCATTTCCCGGGAGATCCGTTGGAGGGACTACCCCTGATGCTCAACCCGCAAAACTTCCGTCGCCGCGTTCTCGCGGTGGCGGGGACCCTTGGCCTGGCGCTGCTTCTCTTCCTCGCTGGCTGCGACAAGAAACAGAACGCCGGCGACGTGATGGCCGAGGTCAACGGCAAGAAGATCCTGCGCTCGGAGGTGGAGAAGTACTACGCCAACCAGACCGCGGGCTCGCCGCAGCAGCCTGCGGGGGAGCAGGCGCAAAGCCTGCGGCTCAGCATCCTGCGCGAGCTCATCGACAACGAGATCATGATGCAGCGCGCCGAGAAGCTGGGCCTGCTCGCGACCGATGAAGAGACGGAGAGCAAATTCAACGAGATCAAGTCTCCTTACACGCAAGCGGACTTCGACAAGCGGCTCAAAGACCGCAACATCACCGTCGACGACTTCAAGCGCGATCTGCGCCGCTCGCTGACCATCGACAAAGTGCTGAACAAAGAGATCAAGTCGAAGATCAACATCTCCGACGCCGACGTGCAGTCCTACTACAACGCGCACAAGGCCGAGTTCAACTTGGTGGAGCCGCAATACCACCTGCAGCAGATCGTGGTGACCTATCATGCGGATCCGCGGGTGCGGAACCTGAAGAACTCGAAGGCCCAGAGCGAGGCCGAAGCGAAACGAAAGATCCAGGAGATCATGAACCGCCTGGAGAGCGGCGAGGATTTTGCCACGGTGGCGATGAACTGGTCAGAGGATCCGCAAACCACCTCCAACGGCGGCGACATGGGCTTTGTGCAGGAGTCGGCGCTGAAAGCGAACCCCGATGTGATCACGCGCAACGCCGTGCTCTCCCTCAAGCCCGGAGGGATCTCGAACGTGCTCTCCGCCACCGACGCGAACACGCGCCAGCAGTACGGCTACCGCATCGTGCGCCTGGAATCGAAAGAGCCTGCCGGACAGCGCGAGTTGAGCGACCCGCGCGTGTTGCAGGCCATCCGCGAACAGCTCCGCGGGCGCCGCGAGCAACTGCTGAAAGAGGCTTACTACGAGTCGGTACGCGACGACGCGCGCGTGCGGAATTACTTCGCCGAGCAGATCCTCAAAGACTCCGGTTCCAAGTAACCGCTCACTCGACGACGGCGAGCACTTCGCCGGCGTCCACCGCGGCGCCTTCTTCGGCAACGATGCGCTGCACCGTGCCCGCCTTGGGCGACTTGATCTC
Encoded here:
- a CDS encoding RDD family protein; its protein translation is MACPLCGEQCRCSAAKAEDAHVSVLIDPESYEDSEQEFASTIDGAAGDDTALVHDLMGGVEGGAENDEPLGDLALGATGTPVVTPQLSNLAASSFVAPAVATMLIEAATTEPPPQFYRPPEPPVWRDEVTSKVDAYHAKRGRGRRYDPSSSLSLNFDSLPDAETALPARFAPVRLEVVEKVADTNLIVFPKPQPVTSVSATEMPLALPLADELADPISETPRILDVPEGTHALPQQPLAHIQLDEPQHDAALDCAANNVELELPLPVAPMGPRIGAGLIDILIVLTATAIFGMIFMMIAKELPQGRELAACALALPAVLWAAYHYLFLVRCATTPGMQIAQLGLAPFEDDKPITRNRRRARALAMSVSAMSMGMGFLWAYIDQDRLAWHDRISHTFLVND
- the larE gene encoding ATP-dependent sacrificial sulfur transferase LarE; amino-acid sequence: MVAYSGGVDSAFLAWAAHEQLGDRMLAVIADSPSLARTQLADALQFAEEQRIPVEVVATSELENPDYAKNDGARCYFCKDELFTVMERMRLARGCDAVAYGVNLDDQGDFRPGQKAAQQHGVAAPLLDAGLGKQAIRELARAAGLRVWDKPASACLSSRIEYGRPVTREVLAQVEQGEEALRALGFRQFRVRYHGETVRVEIARDEMPQALTPAMAAEFTRIFKALGFAYVTLDLEGFRSGSMNAVLPASDIAPIARVR
- a CDS encoding SurA N-terminal domain-containing protein, yielding MLNPQNFRRRVLAVAGTLGLALLLFLAGCDKKQNAGDVMAEVNGKKILRSEVEKYYANQTAGSPQQPAGEQAQSLRLSILRELIDNEIMMQRAEKLGLLATDEETESKFNEIKSPYTQADFDKRLKDRNITVDDFKRDLRRSLTIDKVLNKEIKSKINISDADVQSYYNAHKAEFNLVEPQYHLQQIVVTYHADPRVRNLKNSKAQSEAEAKRKIQEIMNRLESGEDFATVAMNWSEDPQTTSNGGDMGFVQESALKANPDVITRNAVLSLKPGGISNVLSATDANTRQQYGYRIVRLESKEPAGQRELSDPRVLQAIREQLRGRREQLLKEAYYESVRDDARVRNYFAEQILKDSGSK
- a CDS encoding DsbA family protein; its protein translation is MKAVFVAMLKRALVLVAVLCLGCAAQNNNNSAEVNRRIERQVRHAAEVSATADVTVGERKASAFGGWDEITVLVNDQGTPKTYTFLLSKDGKSLVHYQKFDISTDPNQRAMAGIDLAGRPVRGNKDAKVTAVVYDDFQCPYCARMYDTLFTDVMKTYGDRVKVVYKDYPLFQIHPWAVRASVNANCLLAQSNEAFWQFSDKVHANQSEIGQQESAAAKETKAAPAKDAKGAKPAKDEKADHKVRSTGLDKLAADVAAQNKLDTAKLNACLEKHDTGPVGVSLAEAKKLGVSATPTLFINGERLEGAASAEELKAVLDRALRDAGQAPPQAPPPAQPKAQPKPGDAK
- the lptD gene encoding LPS assembly protein LptD, which codes for MPLVTSQLPPPAAPSTVASAQPRASGSPASTPEDQDQAEPPAASSSSSSLPVTNISQQGEPITIRAREQEKAGDVFTLRGEVEIEFRDLTLRADEISYNSATGDATATGHVVLDGGPHDEHIEASHGTLNVRTRTGQFFDVAGTTGARFKGKSVTLTSSNPFAFSGRMVEKVSADRYVVHHGSVTSCEMPNPKWSFNAEKMVIDVGSSVKIYNSTFRVKGVPIVYFPFAQHPVERLARQTGFLIPTAGASSRKGTIVGESIYLALGRSADLLVGAEYFSSRGWSQNAEFRAKPSEDSYIDVKYFGVLDRGLTQQTATGFTKVDQGGEDVSLNAEGRLPWGFRGVAALEYLSSFVFRLAFTEGFSQTVNSEVKSDAFASKTYDGFSFNLFGSRYQNFQSTLLGDYISILHVPSLEFSSVDRQVGNSRVFWSFDAAVEGVSRREPDFTTADVVGRFDLNPRGAVAVTWHGWSFRPEVGLRDTYYSQRRTTVGPLQLALDDSVNRRALEASFEVRPPVLGRVFEKTVFGRKLKHTIEPRLIYRFVDGINNFQDILRFDARDILSDTSELEYALVQRLYSKREGDDGMAHEVLSWEIAQKYFFNDDFGGAVVLGRRNVLSTTVDFAGIAFLTEPRRFSPIVSRIRARASANTDLQWELDYDPQKGRINASTILANYRLGNFFLGGSHAYLRVPGEIFSTTPLVGPDRFNQFRTLVGYGHPNKRGWSAAANLGFDAHFEFLQYGAMQTSYNWDCCGLAMEFRRLALGSVRNENQFRFSFTLANVASFGNMKRQERLF